In Malus sylvestris chromosome 15, drMalSylv7.2, whole genome shotgun sequence, a single genomic region encodes these proteins:
- the LOC126605584 gene encoding phosphoglycerate mutase-like protein 4, whose amino-acid sequence MAEADSSSVDSDYAEILVVRHGETVWNADGRIQGTLDVELNDAGRQQAAALGDRLSKDPKISLVYSSDLSRAYETAQIIASRCGGLKVVTDPDLRERHKGVLQGLAYHEIPKLYPEAYQAFLSGDTSKDFPGAEESLDQHYQRCTSSLQRIGNKHKGERVVAVTHGAVIHTLLTKGYPNGDFIGKIIPNTSIHVFHLYDDEKWTVKSLGDVSHLNQTDFL is encoded by the exons ATGGCGGAGGCCGATTCCAG CAGTGTTGACTCGGATTACGCGGAGATCCTTGTAGTGCGTCATGGCGAAACGGTCTGGAATGCTGACGGTAGAATCCAG GGGACTTTGGATGTCGAATTAAATGACGCTGGGAGGCAGCAAGCAGCCGCA CTGGGTGATAGATTATCCAAGGATCCCAAAATCTCCCTTGTATATTCTTCAGACCTGAGTCGAGCTTATGAGACTGCACAGATAATTGCATCCAGGTGCGGTGGGCTAAAG GTTGTTACCGATCCTGATCTACGAGAAAGGCATAAAGGTGTTCTTCAAGGACTTGCATACCATGAAATTCCCAAACTGTATCCTGAGGCTTACCAGGCCTTTTTATCTGGTGACACAAGTAAAGATTTCCCG GGTGCTGAAGAAAGTCTTGATCAACATTATCAACGCTGCACATCTTCGTTGCAGCGAATTGGCAATAAACACAAAG GAGAGCGAGTAGTTGCGGTCACCCATGGGGCGGTCATACATACACTCCTCACGAAGGGTTACCCAAATGGCGATTTTATTGGCAAAATTATACCCAATACATCGATCCATGTATTTCACTTGTACGATGACGAAAAATGGACCGTAAAATCCTTAGGTGATGTTAGTCACCTCAACCAAACTGATTTTTTGTAA